In a single window of the Saccharothrix australiensis genome:
- a CDS encoding polyprenyl synthetase family protein, with protein MPPHPLDLDLPKHVDAALAGYLADRRDLGARMEENFGGAVDALADFVLGGGKRIRPTFAWWGWRAAGGDPDSPLAEAVLTAVSSLELIQACALIHDDLMDASETRRGRPTVHVRFARRHRAHDWLGEPERFGLAAAVLIGDVALAWADDMLFAAGLPNDALRRLSLPWRDMRTEMLAGQYLDVLTQARGDASPDAALRIDRLKTAAYTVERPLHMGAAIGGGSPELVEGLRSFGTDIGVAFQLRDDLLGVFGDPAVTGKPAGDDLREGKRTLLVALGMRFGADELHDALGRPDLDVAAVDVVRSRLVEVGAVAAVEERIAALTESALAALDKAPVTEPAAAERLAELAISATKRTY; from the coding sequence GTGCCGCCCCACCCGTTGGACCTTGACCTGCCCAAGCACGTCGACGCAGCGCTCGCAGGCTACCTCGCCGACCGCCGCGACCTGGGTGCGCGCATGGAGGAGAACTTCGGGGGCGCCGTGGACGCCCTCGCCGACTTCGTCCTGGGCGGCGGCAAGCGGATTCGACCCACTTTCGCCTGGTGGGGCTGGCGCGCGGCGGGCGGCGACCCGGACAGCCCGCTCGCGGAGGCCGTGCTCACCGCGGTCAGCTCGCTGGAGCTGATCCAGGCGTGCGCGCTGATCCACGACGACCTGATGGACGCTTCGGAAACCCGCCGCGGGCGACCCACCGTGCACGTCCGGTTCGCGCGGCGGCACCGCGCCCACGACTGGCTCGGCGAGCCAGAGCGGTTCGGCCTCGCCGCCGCGGTGCTCATCGGCGACGTGGCGCTGGCCTGGGCCGACGACATGCTGTTCGCCGCCGGCCTGCCGAACGACGCGCTGCGGCGGCTGAGCCTGCCGTGGCGGGACATGCGCACCGAGATGCTCGCCGGCCAGTACCTCGACGTGCTCACCCAGGCCCGCGGCGACGCCTCGCCGGACGCCGCGCTGCGCATCGACCGGCTCAAGACCGCCGCGTACACCGTGGAGCGCCCGCTGCACATGGGCGCGGCGATCGGCGGCGGGTCGCCGGAGCTGGTCGAGGGGCTGCGGTCGTTCGGCACCGACATCGGGGTGGCGTTCCAGCTGCGGGACGACCTGCTCGGCGTGTTCGGCGACCCGGCGGTGACCGGCAAGCCCGCGGGCGACGACCTGCGCGAGGGCAAGCGGACGCTGCTGGTCGCGCTGGGCATGCGGTTCGGCGCGGACGAGCTGCACGACGCGCTCGGCAGGCCCGACCTGGACGTGGCCGCGGTGGACGTGGTGCGGTCCAGGCTGGTCGAGGTCGGCGCGGTGGCCGCGGTGGAGGAGCGCATCGCGGCGCTCACCGAGTCCGCGCTGGCGGCGCTGGACAAGGCGCCGGTCACCGAGCCCGCCGCCGCCGAACGCCTCGCCGAACTCGCGATCAGCGCCACGAAACGGACCTACTGA
- a CDS encoding DUF2891 family protein: MSTARTDDIPLDDGTASRLLSTAVANVRRDHPVLWSHVVSDDARLVPQRVLHPVFAGAFDWHSCVHQTWLAVRLLRLRPHLPGADEARRALDGLITAEGCRAEADFFGGPSGAFWERPYGWAWLLALDAELRTWAATPRPPHGQPPPDRPSPDQPPPDRPPHADRPRAPHAGGPPTPPDGDASPASSVQRPAQPSTASSSGPSAVPPHVRSPNPPAAPSDPAAGSGPAAGSPAPPPANPAAPPPAPLPDPTTRRPSAPSALQRQASDQSVCRWAANLRPLSAVLRDRYLEWASAARLPVRAGTHANTAFATGLVLDAAEAVGDGELARVCAEAAARWHLDDRAYGGFEPDAADFLSPALTEADLMRRVLSPGDFPVWFERFLPDLDDARWKSLREPVPVDHPDDPYGSHLAGLALSRACHWRSIADALPPDHRYADLSRAAAAAHREAGLRHVFGHGYYAEHWLGTFAAYLSVGAF, translated from the coding sequence ATGTCGACCGCCCGAACGGATGACATACCGCTCGATGACGGCACCGCCTCCCGGCTGCTGTCGACGGCGGTGGCGAACGTCCGGCGCGACCACCCCGTGCTCTGGTCGCACGTGGTGTCCGACGACGCGCGACTGGTGCCGCAGCGGGTGCTGCACCCGGTGTTCGCCGGGGCGTTCGACTGGCACTCGTGCGTGCACCAGACGTGGCTGGCCGTGCGCCTGCTGCGCCTGCGCCCGCACCTGCCCGGTGCCGACGAGGCGCGGCGGGCGCTGGACGGGCTGATCACGGCGGAGGGCTGCCGGGCGGAGGCCGACTTCTTCGGCGGCCCGAGCGGCGCGTTCTGGGAACGCCCGTACGGCTGGGCATGGCTGCTGGCGCTGGACGCGGAGCTGCGAACGTGGGCCGCGACGCCGCGCCCACCGCACGGTCAGCCACCACCCGACCGGCCATCACCGGACCAGCCACCACCCGACCGGCCACCGCACGCGGACCGACCACGGGCACCACACGCGGGTGGGCCCCCGACGCCACCCGACGGCGACGCCTCACCGGCCTCGTCGGTGCAGCGGCCGGCGCAGCCGTCGACCGCTTCGTCGTCCGGTCCGTCGGCAGTGCCGCCGCACGTCCGGTCGCCGAACCCGCCCGCGGCGCCGTCGGACCCGGCAGCGGGGTCGGGCCCGGCAGCGGGGTCGCCCGCGCCGCCGCCGGCGAACCCCGCCGCGCCGCCGCCCGCCCCGTTGCCGGACCCGACGACCCGGCGGCCGTCCGCCCCATCGGCCCTCCAGCGGCAGGCGTCCGACCAGTCGGTCTGCCGGTGGGCGGCGAACCTGCGCCCCCTGAGCGCCGTCCTGCGCGACCGCTACCTGGAGTGGGCCTCCGCCGCACGGCTGCCGGTCCGCGCGGGCACCCATGCGAACACCGCGTTCGCCACCGGTCTGGTGCTGGACGCGGCGGAGGCCGTGGGTGACGGGGAGTTGGCGCGGGTGTGCGCGGAGGCGGCGGCGCGGTGGCACCTGGACGACCGGGCCTACGGCGGGTTCGAGCCGGATGCCGCCGATTTCCTGTCGCCCGCGCTGACCGAGGCCGACCTGATGCGCCGGGTGCTGTCGCCGGGCGACTTCCCGGTGTGGTTCGAGCGCTTCCTGCCCGACCTCGACGACGCGCGGTGGAAGTCCCTGCGCGAACCCGTGCCCGTTGACCACCCGGACGACCCGTACGGGTCGCACCTGGCCGGCCTGGCGCTGTCGCGGGCGTGCCACTGGCGGTCGATCGCCGACGCCCTGCCGCCCGACCACCGCTACGCGGACCTGTCCCGCGCCGCCGCCGCGGCGCACCGGGAGGCCGGCCTTCGCCACGTGTTCGGCCACGGGTACTACGCCGAGCACTGGCTGGGCACGTTCGCGGCCTACCTGAGCGTCGGCGCGTTCTGA
- a CDS encoding Stk1 family PASTA domain-containing Ser/Thr kinase, whose product MERSATNVIGGLLEHRYRVGALVARGGMSTVYRGVDTRLDRPVAIKVMDPRFSSDPQFVARFEREARAAAGLHHPGVVAVHDQGVDEDRVYLVMELVEGGTLRDLLTARGTLDVPLALTVLERVLSPLAAAHRAGLVHRDVKPENVLIGRGGAVKVADFGLVRAVATPGITSDTTILGTVAYLSPEQVANGTADARSDVYSAGVLLYEMLTGAPPYVGETAISVAYRHVNEDVPAVTGVPAEVAELVRRSTRREPFLRPADAEAFLSEVETVRARLGIASADVPAVDAAPGAPEVPAFSQAAAGSAAVDPKTERVLPVSVGAVAHPEATVPVHRPASVGPRGTRALPRGLPVAEAAHGDPRTEVAARSGPARPRPARPRRPPKKKTPEQLYEEMRARSKKQLITWLSVVLVAAVLIGLTSWWLTIGRVATVPDVIGKEEDVAVAVIEGASLTSAVTTENSDSVPRGQVLRTDPAAGIETTKGDLVRVVVSRGKPVVPQVQPGSDASAAERELTSVGLRSRLDAGADVFDDRVPKGKVVTLKPAPGTAVDIGSTVVVVLSKGVEPKPVPNVKGKTKDEAFAELSAAGFEPVEGPEEPSGEVDGGRVVRTNPAAGTALGTDKRVTVIIAADRGVTVPHVEGKRVREAKETLEKAGLEVDVQLHGRDRARVINQSIRAGERVPKGTKITIIAVWTP is encoded by the coding sequence GTGGAAAGGTCGGCGACGAACGTGATCGGCGGGCTGCTCGAACACCGCTATCGAGTGGGCGCCCTGGTGGCACGAGGTGGCATGTCCACCGTGTACCGGGGTGTCGACACGCGGCTGGACCGGCCCGTGGCGATCAAGGTCATGGACCCCCGGTTCTCGTCCGACCCGCAGTTCGTGGCCCGGTTCGAGCGCGAGGCCCGCGCGGCGGCCGGCCTGCACCACCCCGGCGTCGTCGCGGTGCACGACCAGGGCGTCGACGAGGACCGCGTCTACCTGGTGATGGAACTGGTCGAGGGCGGCACCCTGCGCGACCTGCTGACCGCGCGGGGCACGCTGGACGTCCCGCTGGCGCTGACCGTGCTGGAGCGGGTCCTGTCGCCGCTGGCCGCCGCGCACCGCGCCGGGCTCGTGCACCGGGACGTGAAGCCGGAGAACGTGCTGATCGGCCGCGGCGGCGCGGTGAAGGTCGCCGACTTCGGGCTGGTCCGGGCGGTGGCGACGCCGGGGATCACCAGCGACACCACGATCCTGGGCACGGTCGCGTACCTGTCGCCCGAACAGGTCGCCAACGGCACGGCCGACGCGCGCAGCGACGTGTACTCGGCCGGTGTGCTGCTGTACGAGATGCTGACCGGCGCGCCGCCTTACGTCGGCGAGACGGCCATCTCCGTGGCCTACCGGCACGTGAACGAGGACGTGCCCGCGGTGACCGGTGTGCCCGCCGAGGTGGCCGAGCTGGTGCGCCGGTCGACGCGGCGGGAGCCGTTCCTGCGGCCGGCGGACGCCGAGGCGTTCCTGTCCGAGGTGGAGACGGTGCGGGCCCGGCTCGGGATCGCGTCCGCGGACGTGCCTGCCGTCGACGCCGCGCCGGGCGCCCCGGAGGTGCCGGCGTTCTCGCAGGCCGCGGCGGGGTCGGCGGCCGTGGACCCGAAGACCGAGCGCGTGCTGCCCGTGAGCGTGGGCGCCGTCGCGCACCCCGAGGCGACGGTGCCGGTGCACAGGCCCGCCTCCGTCGGCCCCCGGGGCACCCGCGCGCTGCCACGCGGGTTGCCCGTCGCGGAGGCGGCCCACGGCGATCCCCGGACGGAGGTCGCGGCCCGTTCCGGCCCGGCGCGCCCCAGACCCGCGCGGCCCAGGCGGCCGCCGAAGAAGAAGACGCCCGAGCAGCTCTACGAGGAGATGCGGGCGCGCAGCAAGAAGCAGCTCATCACGTGGCTCAGCGTCGTGTTGGTCGCCGCGGTCCTCATCGGCCTGACCAGTTGGTGGCTGACGATCGGCCGGGTCGCCACCGTGCCCGACGTCATCGGCAAGGAGGAGGACGTCGCGGTCGCCGTCATCGAGGGGGCCTCCCTGACCTCGGCGGTGACCACGGAGAACAGCGACAGCGTGCCCAGGGGGCAGGTGCTGCGCACCGACCCGGCCGCCGGGATCGAGACCACCAAGGGCGACCTGGTGCGGGTGGTCGTGTCGCGCGGCAAGCCCGTCGTGCCGCAGGTGCAGCCCGGCTCCGACGCGTCGGCGGCCGAACGGGAACTCACCTCCGTCGGGTTGCGGTCGCGGCTCGACGCGGGGGCGGACGTGTTCGACGACCGGGTGCCCAAGGGCAAGGTGGTGACGCTCAAGCCCGCGCCCGGCACGGCCGTGGACATCGGGAGCACGGTGGTCGTCGTGCTCAGCAAGGGCGTCGAGCCCAAGCCGGTGCCGAACGTGAAGGGCAAGACGAAGGACGAGGCGTTCGCGGAGCTGTCGGCGGCGGGGTTCGAGCCGGTCGAGGGTCCGGAGGAGCCGTCGGGCGAGGTCGACGGCGGCCGGGTGGTCCGCACCAACCCGGCGGCGGGCACGGCGCTCGGGACCGACAAGCGGGTCACCGTGATCATCGCGGCGGATCGCGGGGTGACCGTGCCGCACGTGGAGGGCAAGCGGGTCAGGGAGGCGAAGGAGACCCTGGAGAAGGCCGGTCTGGAGGTGGACGTCCAGCTCCACGGGCGCGACCGGGCGAGGGTCATCAATCAGTCGATCAGGGCAGGTGAGCGGGTGCCGAAGGGCACGAAGATCACCATCATCGCCGTCTGGACCCCCTGA
- a CDS encoding Rv2175c family DNA-binding protein → MSAIPAAADVLAPDLEVLDLAEVAERLDLPVNRVHQLLRDGQLLAERRNGVLVVPAQFLAAGGVVKGLPGTITVLRDSGYSTDEILRWLFTEDETLPGTPIEALRGDRGREVKRRAQAMGF, encoded by the coding sequence GTGAGTGCGATTCCTGCCGCTGCGGATGTGCTGGCTCCCGACCTGGAGGTCCTGGACCTCGCCGAGGTCGCCGAGCGCCTCGACCTGCCGGTCAACCGTGTCCACCAGTTGCTGCGCGACGGTCAACTCCTCGCGGAGCGCCGGAACGGTGTCCTCGTCGTCCCCGCCCAGTTCCTCGCCGCCGGAGGCGTGGTGAAGGGGCTGCCCGGCACCATCACGGTGCTGCGCGACTCCGGCTACTCGACCGATGAGATCCTCCGGTGGCTGTTCACCGAGGACGAGACGCTGCCCGGCACGCCCATCGAGGCGCTGCGGGGCGACCGGGGCCGCGAGGTGAAGCGGCGCGCACAGGCGATGGGCTTCTAG
- a CDS encoding phytoene/squalene synthase family protein, which translates to MTPLAAAYARCRELNARHGRTFFLATRLLPPAQRPAVHALYGFARWADEIVDSGTSHDPARELAALERQLGDELAGRPTGHPVLAALADTARRHRIDPVLFTDFLASMRMDLDVTEYASFTELDRYIHGSAAVIGLQLLPVFGTVAPQRHAEPAAAAMGRAFQLTNFLRDVGEDLDRGRVYLPQDVLRAYDVDRGLLAWSRRTGKPDQRVRRAMAHLAAVTFAVYREAEEGIRLLQPVARPCVRTALTLYRDILHGIASVDYHVLDKRVVVPNARRLAVALPGLVAARAARATSGRLVWHRPDATGRI; encoded by the coding sequence GTGACCCCGTTGGCCGCGGCCTACGCCCGGTGCCGCGAGCTGAACGCCCGGCACGGCCGCACGTTCTTCCTCGCCACCCGCCTCCTGCCGCCCGCGCAGCGACCCGCCGTGCACGCCCTGTACGGGTTCGCGCGGTGGGCGGACGAGATCGTCGACAGCGGCACGTCCCACGACCCGGCGCGCGAGCTGGCCGCGCTGGAGCGGCAGCTCGGCGACGAGCTGGCGGGACGCCCCACCGGGCACCCGGTGCTCGCGGCGCTCGCCGACACCGCGCGACGGCACCGGATCGACCCGGTGCTGTTCACCGACTTCCTGGCGTCCATGCGGATGGACCTGGACGTGACGGAGTACGCGTCATTCACGGAACTCGACCGGTACATCCACGGGTCGGCGGCCGTCATCGGGCTGCAACTGCTGCCCGTGTTCGGCACCGTCGCGCCGCAGCGGCACGCCGAGCCGGCCGCAGCGGCGATGGGGCGCGCGTTCCAGCTCACGAACTTCCTGCGCGACGTGGGCGAGGACCTGGACCGCGGCCGGGTCTACCTGCCGCAGGACGTCCTGCGCGCCTACGACGTGGACCGGGGCCTGCTGGCGTGGTCGCGGCGCACCGGGAAGCCGGACCAGCGGGTTCGCCGGGCGATGGCGCACCTCGCGGCGGTGACCTTCGCGGTGTACCGGGAGGCGGAGGAGGGCATCCGGCTGCTCCAGCCCGTCGCCCGACCGTGCGTGCGCACGGCGCTCACGCTGTACCGCGACATCCTGCACGGGATCGCGTCCGTCGACTACCACGTGCTGGACAAGCGCGTGGTGGTGCCGAACGCGCGACGGCTCGCGGTGGCGCTGCCGGGCCTGGTGGCCGCGCGGGCGGCCCGTGCCACGTCCGGGCGGCTGGTCTGGCACCGCCCGGACGCGACCGGTCGGATCTAG
- the crtI gene encoding phytoene desaturase family protein: MRTVTGRTDHVVVVGAGLAGLSAALHLLGAGRRVTLLERDDVPGGRAGRLDLGGYRFDTGPTVLTMPDLVEDALAAVGENLSDRLDLMPVEPAYRARFADGGVLDVHADADAMEAEVRRFAGPAEAAGYRALRTWLTDLYRTEKDAFIGANFDSPLSLLTPHLARLAALRGFSRLGPSVARFLKDERLQRVFSFQALYAGVPPRKALAAYAVIAYMDTVAGVYYPRGGMRALPDALAAAAGDAGADLRYGTKVAWLERIGGRVTAVRTAQGERIPCDAVVLTPDLPMSYRLLGHRPRRPVPIKWSPSAVVLHAGVDRTWPELAHHTLLFGGAWERTFDELTRRGTLMSDPSLLVTSPPGGGMFVLAPVPNLRVGPIDWPRVGPAYRDELVRVLEQRGLTGFGASIEVESLVTPKDWAGLGLAAGTPFSAAHTIAQTGPFRPRNLVLDNAVLAGCGTTPGVGVPPVLISGKLAAQRITGPVGARRRPAVRPRVGSTR, translated from the coding sequence ATGCGCACGGTCACCGGACGCACGGACCACGTCGTCGTGGTGGGCGCGGGCCTGGCCGGCCTGTCCGCCGCGCTGCACCTGCTCGGCGCGGGCCGCCGGGTCACCCTGCTGGAGCGCGACGACGTGCCGGGTGGGCGCGCGGGCCGCCTGGACCTCGGCGGCTACCGGTTCGACACCGGGCCGACCGTGCTGACCATGCCCGACCTGGTCGAGGACGCGCTGGCCGCGGTCGGCGAGAACCTGTCCGACCGGCTCGACCTGATGCCCGTGGAGCCCGCCTACCGGGCCCGGTTCGCCGACGGCGGCGTGCTCGACGTGCACGCGGACGCCGACGCGATGGAGGCCGAGGTGCGGCGGTTCGCGGGACCGGCCGAGGCCGCCGGGTACCGCGCGCTGCGGACGTGGCTGACGGACCTGTACCGAACCGAGAAGGACGCGTTCATCGGGGCGAACTTCGACTCGCCGCTGAGCCTGCTCACGCCGCACCTGGCGCGGTTGGCGGCGTTGCGCGGCTTCTCGCGGCTGGGGCCGTCGGTGGCGCGGTTCCTGAAGGACGAGCGGCTGCAACGCGTGTTCTCGTTCCAGGCGCTTTATGCGGGTGTCCCGCCGCGCAAGGCGCTCGCCGCGTACGCCGTGATCGCGTACATGGACACCGTCGCGGGCGTCTACTACCCGCGTGGCGGGATGCGCGCCCTGCCCGACGCGTTGGCCGCGGCGGCCGGCGACGCGGGCGCCGACCTGCGCTACGGCACCAAGGTGGCGTGGCTGGAGCGGATCGGCGGCCGGGTCACGGCCGTGCGGACGGCGCAGGGCGAGCGCATCCCCTGCGACGCCGTGGTGCTCACGCCGGACCTGCCGATGTCGTACCGCCTGCTGGGGCACCGCCCGCGCCGGCCCGTGCCGATCAAGTGGTCGCCGTCGGCGGTCGTGCTGCACGCCGGGGTCGACCGGACGTGGCCGGAGCTGGCCCACCACACCCTGCTGTTCGGCGGGGCGTGGGAGCGGACGTTCGACGAGCTGACCCGCCGGGGCACGCTGATGAGCGACCCGTCGCTGCTGGTCACCAGCCCGCCGGGCGGGGGGATGTTCGTGCTGGCCCCGGTGCCGAACCTGCGGGTGGGCCCGATCGACTGGCCACGCGTCGGCCCGGCCTACCGCGACGAGCTGGTGCGGGTGCTGGAGCAGCGCGGCCTGACCGGGTTCGGCGCCTCGATCGAGGTCGAGTCGCTGGTCACGCCGAAGGACTGGGCGGGCCTCGGGCTGGCCGCGGGCACCCCGTTCTCCGCCGCGCACACGATCGCCCAGACCGGTCCGTTCCGGCCGCGCAACCTGGTGTTGGACAACGCGGTGCTGGCCGGGTGCGGCACGACGCCGGGCGTGGGCGTGCCGCCGGTGCTGATCTCGGGGAAGCTGGCGGCGCAGCGGATCACCGGGCCGGTCGGCGCGCGGCGGCGGCCGGCGGTGAGACCGCGCGTGGGCAGCACGCGCTGA
- a CDS encoding polyadenylate-specific 3'-exoribonuclease AS, which yields MRFFYDCEFIEDGVTIDLVSIGVVDEEGREFYAVSTEFDPEKAGPWVRANVLNQLPPPADQAWRSRERIRHDLLDFLGGPKANRDDIELWAWFAAYDHVALAQLWGPMPALPRCLPRFTRDLRQRWEDVGKPRLPTPPADAHDALADARHNLARWKVIETERLRRGFAVR from the coding sequence GTGCGGTTCTTCTACGACTGTGAGTTCATCGAGGACGGGGTGACGATCGACCTCGTCTCCATCGGGGTGGTGGACGAGGAAGGCCGCGAGTTCTACGCCGTGTCGACCGAGTTCGACCCGGAGAAGGCGGGGCCGTGGGTCCGGGCCAACGTGCTCAACCAGCTGCCGCCGCCCGCCGACCAGGCGTGGCGCAGCCGGGAGCGCATCCGCCACGACCTGCTGGACTTCCTCGGCGGGCCCAAGGCCAACCGCGACGACATCGAGCTGTGGGCCTGGTTCGCCGCCTACGACCACGTCGCGCTCGCGCAGCTGTGGGGCCCGATGCCCGCGCTGCCGCGCTGCCTGCCGCGCTTCACCCGCGACCTGCGCCAGCGCTGGGAGGACGTGGGCAAGCCCCGCCTCCCGACGCCGCCCGCCGACGCGCACGACGCGCTCGCCGACGCCCGCCACAACCTGGCCCGGTGGAAGGTGATCGAGACCGAGCGCCTGCGCCGCGGGTTCGCCGTCCGCTGA
- a CDS encoding class II 3-deoxy-7-phosphoheptulonate synthase — translation MNWTVDVPVDTLPELPPLPPELRTRLDDALGRPAAQQPEWPDAEQARRVRAVLESVPPITVPAEIDRLHNNLAEVARGKAFLLQGGDCAETFADNTEPHIRANVRTLLQMAVVLTYGASLPVVKIGRIAGQYAKPRSSNIDALGLPSYRGDIVNSLVTTPEARVPDPSRMIRAYANAGAAMNLLRAMTTAGMADLHRLHEWNKDFVRTSPAGERYEALAAEIDRGLRFMSACGVEDSSLHTTEIFASHEALLLDYERALLRLDTNGDRPRLYDLSSHFLWIGERTRQLDGAHIAFAELLSNPIGLKIGPTTTPEMAVEYVERLDPYHQPGRLTLISRMGNGKVRDVLPAIVEKVTASGHQVIWQCDPMHGNTHESSTGYKTRHFDRIVDEVQGFFEVHRRLGTHPGGIHIELTGEDVTECLGGAQEISDTDLAGRYETACDPRLNTQQSLELAFLVAEMLRS, via the coding sequence GTGAACTGGACCGTGGACGTGCCCGTCGACACGCTTCCCGAGCTCCCGCCCCTGCCGCCCGAGCTCCGCACGCGCCTGGACGACGCGCTGGGCCGCCCGGCTGCCCAGCAGCCGGAGTGGCCGGACGCCGAGCAGGCGCGCCGGGTGCGGGCAGTGCTGGAGAGCGTGCCGCCCATCACCGTGCCCGCCGAGATCGACCGCCTGCACAACAACCTCGCCGAAGTGGCCCGCGGCAAGGCGTTTCTCCTCCAGGGCGGTGACTGCGCCGAGACGTTCGCGGACAACACCGAGCCCCACATCCGCGCCAACGTCCGGACCCTGCTCCAGATGGCCGTCGTCCTGACCTACGGCGCGAGCCTGCCGGTCGTGAAGATCGGCCGCATCGCCGGTCAGTACGCCAAGCCGCGCTCGTCGAACATCGACGCGCTCGGCCTGCCGTCCTACCGGGGCGACATCGTCAACTCGCTCGTCACCACGCCAGAGGCACGCGTGCCCGACCCGTCGCGGATGATCCGGGCGTACGCGAACGCGGGCGCGGCGATGAACCTGCTGCGGGCGATGACCACCGCGGGCATGGCCGACCTGCACCGGCTGCACGAGTGGAACAAGGACTTCGTCCGCACCTCGCCCGCCGGTGAGCGGTACGAGGCGCTGGCCGCCGAGATCGACCGGGGCCTGCGGTTCATGTCGGCGTGTGGCGTCGAAGACTCCTCTCTGCACACCACGGAGATCTTCGCGTCACACGAAGCGCTCCTGCTGGACTACGAGCGTGCGCTCCTGCGCCTGGACACCAACGGTGACCGGCCCAGGCTGTACGACCTGTCGTCGCACTTCCTGTGGATCGGCGAGCGGACCCGGCAGCTGGACGGCGCGCACATCGCGTTCGCCGAGCTGCTCTCCAACCCGATCGGCCTCAAGATCGGCCCGACCACCACCCCGGAGATGGCGGTCGAGTACGTCGAGCGGCTCGACCCGTACCACCAGCCCGGCCGGCTGACGCTGATCAGCCGCATGGGTAACGGCAAGGTGCGCGACGTGCTGCCCGCGATCGTCGAGAAGGTCACCGCGTCCGGCCACCAGGTCATCTGGCAGTGCGACCCGATGCACGGCAACACCCACGAGTCGTCCACCGGCTACAAGACGCGGCACTTCGACCGGATCGTGGACGAGGTGCAGGGCTTCTTCGAGGTGCACCGCAGGCTTGGCACGCACCCCGGTGGCATCCACATCGAGCTGACCGGCGAGGACGTCACCGAGTGCCTGGGCGGCGCCCAGGAGATCTCGGACACCGACCTGGCCGGCCGCTACGAGACCGCCTGCGACCCCCGGCTGAACACCCAGCAGTCGCTGGAGCTCGCCTTCCTGGTCGCGGAGATGCTGCGCAGCTGA
- a CDS encoding 6-phosphofructokinase produces the protein MRIGVLTGGGDCPGLNAVIRAVVRKGIEVHGWEVVGFRNGWQGPVEGLTRPIGLPDVEDILTRGGTILGSSRTNPYKLDGGVDKIRKVLADEGVDALVAIGGEDTLGVAKRLTDDGIGVVGVPKTIDNDLGATDYTFGFDTAVHIATEAIDRLRTTAESHHRALVVEVMGRHAGWIALHSGLAGGANVILVPEREFSVAKVVEWVERRFEKQFAPIIVVAEGAVPEGGAEVLHSGEKDAFGHVRLGGVGTWLAEEIAQRTGKESRAVVLGHTQRGGIPTAYDRVLATRFGLHAVDAVAEGDFGVMVALRGTDIVRVKLSEATAELKTVPLERYAEAEVFFG, from the coding sequence ATGCGTATTGGTGTGCTCACCGGCGGTGGTGACTGCCCAGGGCTGAACGCGGTGATCCGCGCCGTGGTCCGCAAGGGCATCGAGGTCCACGGGTGGGAGGTCGTGGGCTTCCGCAACGGCTGGCAGGGCCCCGTCGAGGGGTTGACCAGGCCGATCGGGCTCCCCGACGTCGAGGACATCCTGACCAGGGGCGGCACGATCCTCGGCTCGTCGCGCACCAACCCGTACAAGCTGGACGGCGGCGTCGACAAGATCCGCAAGGTGCTGGCCGACGAGGGCGTCGACGCGTTGGTGGCGATCGGCGGCGAGGACACGCTGGGCGTCGCGAAGCGCCTCACCGACGACGGCATCGGTGTGGTCGGCGTGCCGAAGACGATCGACAACGACCTGGGCGCGACGGACTACACCTTCGGCTTCGACACGGCCGTGCACATCGCGACGGAGGCGATCGACCGGCTGCGCACGACCGCCGAGTCCCACCACCGCGCCCTGGTGGTCGAGGTCATGGGCCGGCACGCGGGTTGGATCGCGCTGCACTCGGGCCTGGCCGGCGGTGCGAACGTGATCCTCGTGCCGGAGCGCGAGTTCAGCGTCGCGAAGGTCGTCGAGTGGGTGGAGCGGCGGTTCGAGAAGCAGTTCGCGCCGATCATCGTCGTCGCCGAGGGCGCGGTGCCCGAAGGCGGGGCCGAAGTGCTGCACTCCGGCGAGAAGGACGCCTTCGGCCACGTCCGCCTGGGCGGCGTCGGCACCTGGCTGGCCGAGGAGATCGCCCAGCGCACCGGCAAGGAGTCCCGCGCGGTCGTGCTCGGCCACACGCAGCGCGGCGGCATCCCGACGGCCTACGACCGGGTGCTGGCCACGCGCTTCGGCCTGCACGCGGTCGACGCGGTCGCCGAGGGCGACTTCGGCGTGATGGTGGCGCTGCGCGGCACCGACATCGTGCGCGTCAAGCTGTCCGAGGCGACGGCGGAGCTGAAGACCGTGCCGCTGGAGCGCTACGCCGAGGCCGAGGTCTTCTTCGGCTGA